One Arthrobacter sp. Marseille-P9274 genomic region harbors:
- a CDS encoding sugar phosphate isomerase/epimerase — MSENNIIENRDLLASCWTWAGDAAPLRGDETSPIDIRTRVETVARAGWKGVGLIHADLPRIEATIGIKGLKQLLDDNGIVHVEMEFLADWWKTGTLRAESDRWRGILLDTAGILGVETIKIGAELAVTGEPAPVDATAFHEEFDALATQAGNAGTRVALEPMPMNNLKTIELGAKFVTEVNNPFGGLTVDTWHTYRGGTSYADLANILPMDKVFVVEIDDARAEVVGSLWEDTINERLYPGEGEMDTAGFIKAMHEAGWRGHWGVEILAESHRRLPLETAVTRAYAAAAASLDAAERLIAEEQTVSGTATQR; from the coding sequence ATGAGCGAGAACAACATCATCGAAAACCGCGACCTGCTGGCCTCCTGCTGGACCTGGGCCGGAGACGCCGCCCCGCTGCGTGGCGACGAAACCAGCCCGATCGACATCCGCACCCGTGTCGAGACCGTGGCGCGGGCCGGTTGGAAGGGCGTCGGGCTGATCCACGCCGACCTGCCCCGAATTGAAGCAACCATCGGCATCAAGGGACTCAAGCAACTGCTGGATGACAACGGCATCGTGCACGTGGAAATGGAATTCCTGGCCGACTGGTGGAAAACGGGCACTCTGCGCGCCGAGTCCGACCGCTGGCGCGGGATACTTCTGGACACCGCCGGCATCCTGGGCGTAGAAACCATCAAGATCGGTGCCGAACTCGCCGTTACCGGGGAACCCGCCCCTGTCGATGCCACGGCCTTCCACGAGGAATTCGACGCACTGGCAACGCAGGCAGGCAATGCGGGCACCCGGGTCGCGCTGGAGCCCATGCCGATGAACAACCTCAAAACCATCGAACTCGGAGCCAAGTTCGTCACGGAAGTCAACAACCCCTTCGGCGGACTGACCGTGGACACCTGGCACACCTACCGCGGCGGAACCAGCTACGCGGACCTGGCCAACATCCTTCCCATGGACAAAGTCTTCGTCGTCGAGATTGACGATGCCCGAGCCGAAGTTGTCGGCAGCCTCTGGGAAGACACCATCAACGAACGCCTCTACCCCGGCGAAGGAGAAATGGACACCGCAGGCTTTATCAAGGCCATGCATGAAGCAGGCTGGCGAGGCCACTGGGGCGTAGAAATCCTGGCAGAATCCCACCGTCGACTGCCGCTGGAAACCGCGGTCACCCGGGCCTACGCCGCAGCCGCTGCAAGCCTCGACGCCGCCGAACGGCTCATCGCCGAGGAACAAACAGTCTCCGGCACAGCAACCCAGCGCTAG
- a CDS encoding recombinase family protein has protein sequence MNIAVRKKFPHTSLAGGITTTGAMGKAMLAVMSVFAQLERDQLVERTKAGMAAAAANGRERDGVPPRTQG, from the coding sequence ATGAACATTGCTGTAAGGAAAAAATTTCCACACACTTCCCTGGCCGGCGGAATCACCACCACCGGTGCCATGGGCAAAGCCATGCTCGCGGTCATGTCCGTGTTCGCCCAGCTCGAACGTGACCAGCTGGTCGAGCGGACCAAGGCCGGAATGGCTGCAGCTGCGGCCAACGGGCGCGAGCGGGACGGCGTACCGCCGAGGACCCAAGGGTGA
- a CDS encoding dioxygenase, which yields MTEQTPTIETGILPGTPTTSGEQQAVEEQLIRNVLHSFDNCQDPRLKQIMQSLTRHIHSFIRDVRLTEAEWNAAIEFLTAVGHITDDKRQEFILLSDVFGASMQTIAVNNEKIADATEATVFGPFFVEDAPLIENGGDIAGAAPGQPCWVEGSVKDTNGNPLPGARIEVWEADEDGFYDVQYTDQRVSGRAHLFADADGNYRFWGLTPTPYPIPHDGPVGQMLEAVGRSPMRASHLHFMVSAPHMRTLVTHIFVRGDELLKYDTVFGVKESLVKDFEQQPPGTPTPDGRDLGDRSWARTRFDIVLASTST from the coding sequence ATGACCGAGCAGACCCCTACCATCGAAACCGGCATCCTCCCGGGGACACCCACCACCTCCGGCGAACAGCAAGCCGTCGAGGAACAACTGATCCGGAACGTGCTCCACTCATTCGATAACTGCCAGGATCCACGGCTGAAGCAGATCATGCAGTCACTGACCCGGCACATTCACTCCTTCATCCGCGATGTCCGCCTGACCGAGGCGGAATGGAACGCAGCTATCGAATTCCTCACCGCCGTCGGCCACATCACCGACGACAAGCGACAGGAATTCATCCTGCTTTCCGACGTCTTCGGCGCCTCCATGCAAACCATCGCCGTGAACAACGAGAAGATCGCCGATGCGACCGAGGCCACCGTTTTCGGGCCGTTCTTCGTCGAAGACGCCCCGCTGATCGAGAACGGCGGCGACATAGCCGGAGCAGCGCCCGGCCAGCCCTGCTGGGTCGAGGGCAGCGTCAAAGACACGAACGGCAACCCCCTCCCCGGTGCACGCATCGAGGTCTGGGAAGCCGATGAGGACGGGTTCTACGACGTGCAGTACACCGACCAACGCGTCTCAGGCCGCGCACACCTATTCGCCGACGCGGACGGAAACTACAGGTTCTGGGGGCTGACCCCCACACCGTACCCGATTCCCCACGACGGACCAGTCGGACAAATGCTGGAAGCAGTCGGACGCTCCCCCATGCGCGCCTCGCACCTGCATTTCATGGTCAGCGCCCCGCACATGCGCACCCTCGTGACCCACATATTCGTCCGTGGCGACGAGTTGCTGAAGTACGACACCGTCTTCGGGGTCAAGGAATCCCTCGTGAAAGACTTCGAGCAGCAACCCCCGGGAACCCCGACACCCGACGGACGCGACCTGGGCGACCGGTCATGGGCCCGAACCCGGTTCGACATCGTACTGGCTTCAACAAGCACGTAG